The DNA sequence CTAGCCTAGCGGCCGCTTTACTCTTGTCTTGTTCCGTCATCAAAACCTCAAGGCTTGGAACCGCCGGACTTGAAAACAGTGTGGTTTGGGCACTCTCCTCCTGTTGGGGAAGCAGATCCAGAAGAACATTGAAATCCAGGCGAATAAACAGTTCCCGGAGTCTGTCATAGTCCGGTTCTCCCTGCCAACAGCATTCCTGCGGATCCAGTTCAAAGGGGGCATCTGTATCGATCGTAGCCAGTTCCTTGCTCAGTCTGGCCAGATCTTCATGTTCTGCAAGGTTTTTTCGTACCCGGGGTGAAAGCTCCTCCCGGTGCGCGATAATCTCATCAATATTCGCATATTGATTTAGCAGTTTCACCGCGGTCTTCTCCCCGATACCCGGCACACCGGGAATATTATCGCTGGGATCTCCCATGAGGCCCTTAAGATCCGCTACCTGAACTGGAAGTACCCCTAGTTTCTCCTTTACCCCCTCAGAGTCCAAAAGCTCCATGTCGGTAATTCCCCTGCGGGTAAGGAGCGCTTTCACGGAATCATTGACCAATTGAAGACAATCCTTATCCCCCGTGACCAAGAAGACTTCAAAGTCCTGTTTGCTGGCCCTTTTGGCCGCAGTCCCGATCAAGTCATCGCCTTCGAAGCCACTGACCTCCAGGATAGGTATGCCAAAGCCAGCAACAACTTCCTTGGCCAACCCAATCTGAGGTCTTAATTCCTCTGGCGTGGCTTTTCGATTAGCTTTATAATCTTCATAGGCTTCATGTCTGAAGGTCGGGCCATGATGATCAAAGGCTACTGCGATCGCACCAGGCTTGTACTCATCAAGAAGGCGCCAAAGCATCCGGGTAAATCCGAGCACTGCGTTGGTAGGCTCACCCTTAGCATTGGTGAGAAGGGGAATAGCATAAAACGCCCGGTGGATTAGACTATGCCCGTCTATCAGCATAAAACTCTTCTTTGGTCTTGCTTCATCCATGTTATCAATGATCCTCTCTGCTGTTTGCCTTTATTATACCAGAGTTCTGGTACAGTTGACAGTATGCCCCCCTTACCGCCAATCCTGCCGAAATATGGTCAAGATGGCGCAATGCAACTTCTGTACCGGAAAGTACTGCAAGGAATTCAATGTATAGTACTGAATTATGTAATATGTTTTAATCCGATTAGAGGGAGTGTTAAGGATTGCGCAAGCTAAGCCTATTTCTAATATGCATTATCTTAATCATAACCAGCAGCTTGGCCAGTGCAGACGAATTAGTGGAAAGCACCGTGGACTATGCTGACCACTGGGCCAAGATGTATATTACTGAAGCCATCGAGTCCGGGATCTTAACCCCGGTCTCCCCGGGACAATTCTACCCGGATCAACCAATTACCAGAGGGGATCTCGCAGGGGCCCTAGCCCGGGCCCTGAATGTTGCTCCTTCTAGTAATAGCAGTTTTGTGGATACAAAGGAGCATCCAGATCACAAGCTTATCGCCGGGCTTGCACAAGAGGAACTGCTAAGTAATACGAAGGAACAGTTTAGGCCCTTCGAAGCCATTACACGACAAGAGGCCGTGTCCATGATCAACGGATGCTTCAAACTAGGGCTTGCAGACGAGACAGACACCGAACAGCAGACCTCTATTTTCGTTGATCTAGATCCAAGTCATTCTGCCTTCCGCCAGGCGAAAATAGCCGATGTTTTGGGAGTCCTGCCTCCTACCTTTGTAGGACGTTTTCAGCCGGACCTGCCTCTAACAAGGGCAGAGGCCGCGGCTATGTTGAACAATGTTAGGCAGCTGCGACCAATCCACGGAGAGATCAAAGAGATGGATCAAGGAAGCGGCACCATCACCGTTACTACCAGAGAAGGCGAAGAGGCCCAGGTAAGCATTTCGCCCCAGACCCTGGTTTATCGAAACAACGCCCAAACTGATCTACAGAACCTCAAGAAGCAAGACAAGATCTATGCTGTGGAGGATCGGTTTGGTCAGACTAAGGTAGTTAAGGCCTTCGGGATCATCACACCCCAGGATCTGCTCAGCCGGGTATCGGGGATGACCCAGGGAATATTAACACCCACACAGGTTAGTGAGCTAGTAAGCGGTAATTGGGACCAAGCCTTGGAGGGAATGGCCGGCAATCTTTCCAGTAATATTTTTAGCGAACTAACTGAACTGGGTTTCCCCAAAGAGGAAGTTAGTCAACTACAGAATCAGGATTGGGAAGCCCTAGAGCAGACCGCAAAAAAGGAGATCTACCAGACGGTGGGAGATAACCTCAAATTACCTGAGGAAATGGTTAATGCCGCTGCCAATGAAGACTGGGCAGCACTAGGAGACTTTGCCAAGCTGCACCTAGCAGCGGCATTGCTTTCTCGACTGGGAGTCATGTAAAAGGGAGCCAGGGAATACTCCCTGGCTGCTTTTAATCATCCACATTTGGTATAGCCACAGGCCATACAAGTCACACAACCACTTTCATGTTTGACATGTCCACCGCATTCAGGGCAAGCCCCCATCCGGTTATCTACATCCTCCATGCTAGCTGCCGCAGCTTCTTCCCCGTTTTCCAGTTTCAGGTAATGGTGCAACACAATGGCAATTGCATCGGGACATGATAGGACTGGGGTTTGGCCCTGCCATGCGGGATTGGGACACCGGATACTCCGTAACTGGAAGTAAATCTCCTGGGGCTCCACTCCTGCCCGAAGGGCTAAGGAAACTAGACGGGCGATGGCCTCGGACAAAGCAGAGGCACACCCGCCACCCTTACCGATAGCGGTAAATAACTCACAGATACCTTCTTCGTCCCTGTTGATTGTTACATAAAGATTCCCACACCCGGTGCGGATCTTCTCGGTGCACCCTAGGGTCACATTGGGCCTTTTCCGGGGTTTGGCCCCGGCTTTCTGCTGGGTCGCTGGCTCTTGCTTGCTGTCTTTACCCTTTACCAGAACCTCGGACTCACGGCTACCACTCCGATAGACCGTCACACCCTTACATCCTAGTTCGTAGGCAAGGACAAATACCTTGCGAATGTCATCTTTGGTGGCTTCATTGGCAAAGTTCACCGTCTTGCTCACAGCATTATCGGTGAACTCCTGGAAGGCAGCCTGTACTCGAATGTGCCATTCGGGAGAAATATCATGGGCTGTGACAAACAACCGACGGAGCCTTTGGGGGATCTCTTCGATATCCTTAATAGAACCTGTCTTGGCCACTTGATCAATCAGTTCGGTACTATAGAGGCCTTCGTCTTTCATAAACTGG is a window from the Limnochordia bacterium genome containing:
- a CDS encoding S-layer homology domain-containing protein; amino-acid sequence: MRKLSLFLICIILIITSSLASADELVESTVDYADHWAKMYITEAIESGILTPVSPGQFYPDQPITRGDLAGALARALNVAPSSNSSFVDTKEHPDHKLIAGLAQEELLSNTKEQFRPFEAITRQEAVSMINGCFKLGLADETDTEQQTSIFVDLDPSHSAFRQAKIADVLGVLPPTFVGRFQPDLPLTRAEAAAMLNNVRQLRPIHGEIKEMDQGSGTITVTTREGEEAQVSISPQTLVYRNNAQTDLQNLKKQDKIYAVEDRFGQTKVVKAFGIITPQDLLSRVSGMTQGILTPTQVSELVSGNWDQALEGMAGNLSSNIFSELTELGFPKEEVSQLQNQDWEALEQTAKKEIYQTVGDNLKLPEEMVNAAANEDWAALGDFAKLHLAAALLSRLGVM